AAATCATCCGGTTAAATACTTTTTGCCAATGGGTTAAGGGCTTATTTCTTTTCGCTTTCTCCATCAACCCGTTCTTAATCCCCTTAGACCTCAGCAAGTCTTTGTTTCCTTGGGAAGCATACCCTTTGTCTCCATAAAGCCTCTTATCTCGACGCTTCTTCACAACCTCTTCCAACTCTCTCACTTCAGAGACATGCGCAGGCGTCACGTGAACCTGATCAATATATCCGTCCTCCTGGTCAATGACCATAAAGCCTTTGTACCCAAAATAGCTCCGTTTCCCCTTCTTAAGCCATGTGGCATCTGGATCTTTGGAAAGGGTTACCTGCTCTTCAACAGCATATTCCTTGTCTTCTTCACGATCAACAGCCATCCCCTCCATTTCTTTCCGAGGACGTGCCGCTGATTCGATAAGCGTCGCATCTATAATCGCTCCTTGGGATTCTTTCACTTTTAATCCCTTTTGTTCTAGTTGATAATTGATCATTGCAAGGAGGTATTCCCAAAGGTTTTGACTGATCAACAAGTTGCGAAATCGACAGAGCGTCGTATGATCAGGCACCTTTTCCAACCCCGTGATGACCATAAAGTCCAACCGAACCCTCAAGGCTTCTTCCAACCCCTCATCGCTTAAGCTATGCCAAGCCTGCAAAATCAACGCCTTCAGTAAATTGACTGGTACGTACCCATTGGGGCCATAG
This DNA window, taken from Candidatus Bealeia paramacronuclearis, encodes the following:
- a CDS encoding IS5 family transposase; this translates as MSFLNREARERLKNSQLIQAFSLIDWESVKQNMGKLGRSGYGPNGYVPVNLLKALILQAWHSLSDEGLEEALRVRLDFMVITGLEKVPDHTTLCRFRNLLISQNLWEYLLAMINYQLEQKGLKVKESQGAIIDATLIESAARPRKEMEGMAVDREEDKEYAVEEQVTLSKDPDATWLKKGKRSYFGYKGFMVIDQEDGYIDQVHVTPAHVSEVRELEEVVKKRRDKRLYGDKGYASQGNKDLLRSKGIKNGLMEKAKRNKPLTHWQKVFNRMISKIRYRVEQGFGTLKRKFKFTRASYFTTPKVQGQMALKAIAFNLLKATNKVAYG